In a single window of the Diachasmimorpha longicaudata isolate KC_UGA_2023 chromosome 16, iyDiaLong2, whole genome shotgun sequence genome:
- the LOC135170134 gene encoding signal peptide peptidase-like 3, with amino-acid sequence MATNQVDYQWAYSIMDSSRVSTFLISILLIVYGSFRSLNMEQEAREREKEKERVNLLSGIVSGTNSDSSNGGVQTLDTMHALCLPLGASISLLIMFFFFDSMQMLFAICTAIIATVALAFLLLPMCQYIIRPCSDGNKISFGVCGRFTGAELLSFSLSVSIVCIWVLTGHWLLMDAMGMGLCVAFIAFIRLPSLKVSTLLLTGLLIYDVFWVFFSSYIFSTNVMVKVATRPADNPVGLVARRLHLGGVAREAPKLSLPGKLVFPSMHQAGHFSMLGLGDVVMPGLLLCFVLRYDAYKKAQLIPGGCEAGVPPPRHLSRISYFHCSLIGYFLGLLTATVSSEVFKAAQPALLYLVPFTLLPLLTMAYLKGDLRRMWSEPFITHAPSKHMEV; translated from the exons ATGGCCACTAATCAAGTCGACTATCAGTG GGCTTACTCCATTATGGATTCGTCCAGGGTCTCCACATTTCTCATCTCGATTCTGCTGATTGTTTATGGCAGCTTCAGATCATTGAATATGGAGCAGGAGGctagggagagagagaaagagaaggagagagtgaATTTATTGAGTGGTATTGTCAGTGGTACTAACTCGGATAGTTCCAATGGTGGTGTACAAACTCTCGACACAATGCATGCACTCTGCTTACCTCTTGGAGCTTCCATATCTCTTCTCATCATGTTTTTCTTCTTCGATAGTATGCAGATGTTATTTGCAATATGTACTGCGA TTATAGCAACAGTGGCTCTGGCATTTCTTCTGTTACCCATGTGCCAGTACATAATAAGACCCTGTTCAGACGGTAATAAAATATCGTTTGGTGTCTGTGGAAGATTCACAGGTGCTGAACTACTGTCATTCTCATTGAGTGTCAGTATAGTATGCATATGGGTACTCACTGGACACTGGTTACTCATGGATGCAATGGGCATGGGTCTATGTGTTGCATTTATTGCATTTATCAGATTACCCAGCCTAAAAGTGTCGACGTTATTACTCACTGGACTACTCATTTATGATGTCTTTTGGGTATTCTTCTCGTCGTACATATTCAGCACAAATGTTATGGTTAAG GTGGCGACAAGACCAGCAGACAATCCAGTCGGTCTGGTAGCCCGCCGACTGCATCTCGGAGGTGTAGCACGTGAGGCCCCAAAGCTCTCATTACCTGGCAAACTCGTATTTCCCTCGATGCACCAGGCCGGCCACTTTTCCATGCTTGGCCTCGGTGATGTTGTGATGCCTGGATTACTACTGTGCTTTGTCCTACGTTATGATGCCTACAAAAAAGCCCAGTTGATACCTGGTGGATGTGAGGCTGGTGTACCACCACCGAGACACCTCAGCCGTATtagttattttcattgttcactCATCGGTTATTTTCTTGGTCTACTCACTGCCACCGTCAGCTCTGAGGTCTTTAAAGCAGCCCAGCCCGCCTTACTTTACCTCGTGCCGTTTACGCTTTTGCCGTTACTCACCATGGCGTATTTAAAG GGAGATTTACGCAGAATGTGGAGTGAACCATTCATAACGCATGCACCCTCAAAACACATGGAAGTTTGA
- the LOC135170170 gene encoding probable citrate synthase 2, mitochondrial isoform X2 has protein sequence MALFRLSAARCLEKLSAPVILRQLSSESTDLKKILTEKIPQEQERIKAFRKSHGSTKVGEVTVDMMYGGMRGIKGLVWEPSVLDADEGIRFRGKSIPECQKLLPKAPGGAEPLPEGLFWLLITGDVPTDAQVKAISKEWAARSSLPAHVTKALNDFPKHLHPMSQFSAAITILNSESEFVKAYSSGTHKSKYWESIYEDSMNLIAKLPVIAATIYRNTYKNGKGLGSVDSGKDWSWNFANMLGYDNPEFIELMRLYLTIHSDHEGGNVSAHTVHLVGSALSDPYLSFAAGMNGLAGPLHGLANQEVLVWLQKLRSQVGDAPSDDKLKEFIWNTLKSGQVVPGYGHAVLRKTDPRYTCQREFAMKHLPNDPLFKLVSQVYKIVPPVLLETGKVKNPWPNVDAHSGVLLQYYGMKEMNYYTVLFGVSRALGVLASLVWDRALGLPIERPKSLSTDLLMKAAKAA, from the exons ATGGCCTTGTTTAGATTGAGCGCTGCACGTTGCCTGGAG AAACTGAGCGCCCCAGTAATTCTCCGTCAGCTGTCATCGGAATCGACTGACTTAAAGAAGATCCTGACTGAAAAAATCCCCCAGGAGCAGGAGCGGATTAAGGCCTTCAGAAAGAGCCATGGCTCGACCAAAGTCGGGGAAGTCACCGTTGATATG ATGTACGGTGGTATGCGAGGAATAAAGGGTCTAGTGTGGGAGCCATCGGTGCTGGACGCTGACGAGGGCATCAGATTTCGTGGTAAATCAATTCCCGAATGTCAAAAACTCCTGCCAAAAGCACCAGGAGGTGCTGAACCTCTGCCCGAGGGTCTCTTCTGGCTCTTGATCACTGGTGATGTACCCACCGATGCTCAAGTTAAAGCCATATCGAAGGAGTGGGCAGCCAGAAGCTCACTTCCTGCTCACGTTACCAAAGCGCTCAACGATTTTCCAAAGCATCTCCATCCAATGTCCCAATTTTCAGCTGCCATTACAATTCTCAATAGTGAGAGTGAATTTGTTAAGGCTTATAGCAGTGGTACACACAAGAGCAAATACTGGGAGTCCATCTACGAGGATTCTATGAATCTTATTGCCAAACTACCAGTTATTGCTGCCACTATTTACCGTAATACATACAAGAATGGAAAGGGACTGGGATCTGTTGACAGTGGAAAGGACTGGTCCTGGAATTTTGCTAATATGCTGGGATATGACAATCCTGAATTCATTGAGCTCATGAGACTGTACCTGACCATTCACTCAGATCACGAGGGTGGCAATGTGTCAGCTCACACTGTTCACTTGGTGGGTTCAGCTCTGTCTGATCCCTATCTCTCCTTTGCTGCTG GTATGAATGGCCTTGCTGGACCCCTTCATGGCCTCGCCAATCAGGAAGTACTTGTTTGGCTACAGAAACTTCGGTCGCAAGTGGGTGATGCACCCAGCGATGATAAGCTCAAGGAATTCATCTGGAATACTCTCAAGAGTGGACAGGTAGTTCCTGGCTATGGGCATGCTGTGCTCAGGAAAACTGACCCCAGGTACACCTGCCAGAGGGAGTTCGCTATGAAACATCTCCCCAATGATCCCCTCTTCAAG CTGGTGTCCCAAGTCTACAAAATCGTTCCCCCAGTTCTCCTTGAAACTGGTAAAGTAAAAAATCCATGGCCCAATGTTGACGCTCATTCTGGTGTTCTCCTTCAATATTACGGAATGAAGGAGATGAATTACTACACCGTTCTCTTCGGAGTGTCACGAGCACTGGGTGTACTCGCATCACTCGTGTGGGATCGAGCTCTTGGTCTACCAATTGAACGCCCCAAATCCCTCAGCACTGATCTCCTCATGAAGGCCGCCAAGGCAGCTTAA
- the LOC135170170 gene encoding probable citrate synthase 2, mitochondrial isoform X1 has product MALFRLSAARCLEVQKLSAPVILRQLSSESTDLKKILTEKIPQEQERIKAFRKSHGSTKVGEVTVDMMYGGMRGIKGLVWEPSVLDADEGIRFRGKSIPECQKLLPKAPGGAEPLPEGLFWLLITGDVPTDAQVKAISKEWAARSSLPAHVTKALNDFPKHLHPMSQFSAAITILNSESEFVKAYSSGTHKSKYWESIYEDSMNLIAKLPVIAATIYRNTYKNGKGLGSVDSGKDWSWNFANMLGYDNPEFIELMRLYLTIHSDHEGGNVSAHTVHLVGSALSDPYLSFAAGMNGLAGPLHGLANQEVLVWLQKLRSQVGDAPSDDKLKEFIWNTLKSGQVVPGYGHAVLRKTDPRYTCQREFAMKHLPNDPLFKLVSQVYKIVPPVLLETGKVKNPWPNVDAHSGVLLQYYGMKEMNYYTVLFGVSRALGVLASLVWDRALGLPIERPKSLSTDLLMKAAKAA; this is encoded by the exons ATGGCCTTGTTTAGATTGAGCGCTGCACGTTGCCTGGAGGTACAG AAACTGAGCGCCCCAGTAATTCTCCGTCAGCTGTCATCGGAATCGACTGACTTAAAGAAGATCCTGACTGAAAAAATCCCCCAGGAGCAGGAGCGGATTAAGGCCTTCAGAAAGAGCCATGGCTCGACCAAAGTCGGGGAAGTCACCGTTGATATG ATGTACGGTGGTATGCGAGGAATAAAGGGTCTAGTGTGGGAGCCATCGGTGCTGGACGCTGACGAGGGCATCAGATTTCGTGGTAAATCAATTCCCGAATGTCAAAAACTCCTGCCAAAAGCACCAGGAGGTGCTGAACCTCTGCCCGAGGGTCTCTTCTGGCTCTTGATCACTGGTGATGTACCCACCGATGCTCAAGTTAAAGCCATATCGAAGGAGTGGGCAGCCAGAAGCTCACTTCCTGCTCACGTTACCAAAGCGCTCAACGATTTTCCAAAGCATCTCCATCCAATGTCCCAATTTTCAGCTGCCATTACAATTCTCAATAGTGAGAGTGAATTTGTTAAGGCTTATAGCAGTGGTACACACAAGAGCAAATACTGGGAGTCCATCTACGAGGATTCTATGAATCTTATTGCCAAACTACCAGTTATTGCTGCCACTATTTACCGTAATACATACAAGAATGGAAAGGGACTGGGATCTGTTGACAGTGGAAAGGACTGGTCCTGGAATTTTGCTAATATGCTGGGATATGACAATCCTGAATTCATTGAGCTCATGAGACTGTACCTGACCATTCACTCAGATCACGAGGGTGGCAATGTGTCAGCTCACACTGTTCACTTGGTGGGTTCAGCTCTGTCTGATCCCTATCTCTCCTTTGCTGCTG GTATGAATGGCCTTGCTGGACCCCTTCATGGCCTCGCCAATCAGGAAGTACTTGTTTGGCTACAGAAACTTCGGTCGCAAGTGGGTGATGCACCCAGCGATGATAAGCTCAAGGAATTCATCTGGAATACTCTCAAGAGTGGACAGGTAGTTCCTGGCTATGGGCATGCTGTGCTCAGGAAAACTGACCCCAGGTACACCTGCCAGAGGGAGTTCGCTATGAAACATCTCCCCAATGATCCCCTCTTCAAG CTGGTGTCCCAAGTCTACAAAATCGTTCCCCCAGTTCTCCTTGAAACTGGTAAAGTAAAAAATCCATGGCCCAATGTTGACGCTCATTCTGGTGTTCTCCTTCAATATTACGGAATGAAGGAGATGAATTACTACACCGTTCTCTTCGGAGTGTCACGAGCACTGGGTGTACTCGCATCACTCGTGTGGGATCGAGCTCTTGGTCTACCAATTGAACGCCCCAAATCCCTCAGCACTGATCTCCTCATGAAGGCCGCCAAGGCAGCTTAA
- the LOC135170174 gene encoding 5,10-methylenetetrahydrofolate reductase has translation MEKMESSGGNHLLLEDRTDSQTRNSNESLGINLRDPSVGSNSNTAAIHIGDLIREKEREKEFYHSFELVSPRGEEEASERETKNKCAPLFFAFTWHGTFAENCRHLQHFSRFPKNTLLHLTAKGLRRQDVEYILKKILNLGITNLLVLRGDDPPDNGDFPYAVDLIKFIRSLYNDKFCIGVAGYPDTHPESPSRESDLYYLKKKVNAGASFVITQILFESRGFIRFVEDCRSCGIDVPIIPGIIVISNYKAFMKLEKNCNLTVPKKIHEDLSKIDEKNDEIRDYGINLATRIVQEILSTGIVHGYHLFTLNKLSEAQHISSNLIRKLRHPSTSSQN, from the exons ATGGAGAAAATGGAGAGTAGCGGTGGGAATCACCTTCTGCTGGAGGACAGGACAGACAGTCAGACTAGGAATTCCAATGAGAGCTTAGGAATAAACCTGAGGGATCCATCAGTAGGTTCTAATTCAAACACTGCTGCGATCCACATTGGGGATTTGAttagagagaaggagagagagaaagaatttTACCACAGCTTTGAATTGGTTTCTCCGAGAGGAGAAGAGGAGGCTTCTGAGAG agaaacaaaaaataaatgtgctccattattttttgcattcacTTGGCATGGAACCTTTGCTGAGAACTGTCGGCATCTCCAGCATTTCTCTCGCTTTCCAAAAAATACTCTTCTTCATCTCACTGCTAAAGGTTTAAGACGTCAAGATGTAGAATATATTctcaagaaaattttgaatctcGGAATTACCAACTTATTAGTCCTTCGTGGAG ACGATCCTCCAGACAACGGAGACTTCCCGTATGCTGTAGATTTGATTAAATTCATTAGAAGTTTGTACAACGATAAATTCTGCATCGGAGTTGCAGGATATCCGGACACTCACCCAGAGTCACCTTCAAGAGAATCGGACTTGTATTATCTCAAAAAAAAG gTTAACGCTGGTGCTAGCTTCGTAATAACGCAAATTCTCTTTGAATCACGAGGATTCATACGATTTGTCGAAGACTGCAGATCGTGTGGAATCGACGTTCCAATAATTCCCGGAATCATTGTGATATCAAACTACAAGGCCTTCATGAAACTGGAGAAGAATTGCAATCTCACTgttcccaaaaaaattcacgaagaCTTATCTAAAATTGACgagaaaaatgacgaaatcaGAGATTACGGAATTAATCTGGCGACCAGAATCGTTCAGGAAATTTTGTCCACAGGAATTGTTCACGGATATCACCTATTCACTCTCAATAA gctATCAGAAGCTCAGCATATCTCTTCCAATTTAATCCGAAAGCTCCGTCACCCTTCAACCTCGAGCCAAAATTAG
- the Bor gene encoding ATPase family AAA domain-containing protein 3A homolog — translation MSWLLGTRYQQQSQDFSQYAQPPAASSGGGAGDPGDNGASKNVGKPQMDAYRFDSSALERAAAAAKELEKSPHAREALELTKLQESTKQAEIMSRAKEYEANIEQLKIEQKRVEGDERRKTIGEETKQHQMRAQYQDSLARKRYDDQLGQQQRMNDENLRRQEESVAKQEAMRKATIEHEMELRHKNEMRKLEAELKAKAKVDRENQDLNLEQIRLRASENRVTVLESIKTAGSVLGAGVTSLLQDWDKILAAAGGLSLVALGVYTAKGSTGVASRYIEARLGKPSLVRETSRFSALDIVRHPIKSVQKLTEKPSDALSGVVLAPKLEERLRDVAIATKNTKHNRGMYRNILMHGPPGTGKTMFAKKLAQHSGMDYAILTGGDLAPLGRDGVTAIHKVFDWASTSRKGLLLFIDEADAFLRKRSSEHISEDLRAMLNAFLYRTGEQSSKFMLVLASNTPEQFDWAVNDRLDEMVEFQLPGIEERERLIRLYFDKFVLQPATEGKRRLKVAQFDYGALCIKMAEITEGMSGRELSKLGVAWQAAAYASEDGVLTQQMVIDKCLEAVKQHKQKVQWQSEQERQESKSIYAESSNTTESKADKPELLSVEAACKSERLATA, via the exons ATGTCGTGGCTTTTGGGTACACGTTATCAACAACAGTCTCAGGACTTTTCTCAGTATGCACAACCACCGGCAGCGAGTTCTGGAGGTGGTGCCGGGGATCCTGGAGACAATGGTGCCTCGAAAAACGTGGGGAAACCACAAATGGATGCCTACAGATTTGATTCCAGTGCTTTGGAACGAGCGGCTGCTGCTGCCAAAGAGCTCGAAAAATCcc CCCATGCCAGAGAGGCTCTTGAGCTGACAAAGCTCCAGGAGTCCACGAAACAAGCAGAAATTATGTCCCGAGCCAAAGAGTATGAAGCGAACATCGAGCAGTTGAAAATTGAACAGAAGAGAGTGGAAGGAGATGAACGCAGAAAAACAATAGGCGAAGAAACCAAACAACATCAAATGCGAGCTCAATACCAGGATTCCCTGGCAAGAAAGAGATACGACGATCAGCTTGGGCAACAGCAGAGAATGAATGACGAGAATTTACGTAGACAAGAGGAATCAGTAGCTAAGCAAGAGGCCATGAGAAAGGCCACCATCGAGCACGAGATGGAACTGAGGCACAAGAACGAAATGAGAAAACTCGAAGCTGAATTGAAAGCAAAAGCCAAAGTGGACCGTGAGAATCAGGACCTGAATCTCGAACAGATCAGACTGAGAGCCTCTGAGAACAGAGTTACTGTATTGGAGTCCATCAAGACTGCTGGATCCGTTTTGGGAGCAGGGGTCACATCACTTCTTCAGGATTGGGACAAGATATTGGCAGCTGCTGGTGGTCTGTCCCTTGTGGCCCTCGGGGTTTACACAGCCAAAGGATCAACTGGTGTTGCGAGTCGTTACATTGAGGCTCGACTGGGCAAACCTTCTCTAGTACGAGAGACCTCCAGGTTCTCTGCTCTGGATATCGTTCGTCATCCTATCAAGAGCGTTCAGAAACTCACAGAAAAGCCTTCTGATGCACTATCAGGCGTAGTTCTAGCTCCAAAACTCGAGGAGAGGCTGAGAGATGTTGCTATAGCCacgaaaaatacaaaacacaATAGAGGAATGTATAGGAATATTCTCATGCATGGCCCACCTGGCACTGGTAAAACAATGTTTGCCAAAAAATTGGCCCAGCACTCAGGCATGGATTATGCGATATTGACAGGTGGTGATTTGGCACCTCTTGGGAGGGATGGGGTAACTGCTATTCACAAAGTTTTCGACTGGGCCTCAACCTCCAGAAAAGGTCTTCTTCTCTTTATCGATGAAGCCGATGCCTTCCTGAGGAAACGGTCGAGTGAACATATCTCAGAGGATCTCAGGGCTATGCTCAATGCATTTCTCTACAGGACTGGCGAGCAGAGCAGCAAATTCATGCTTGTACTCGCGTCTAATACACCCGAGCAATTTGATTGGGCTGTTAATGATCGACTCGATGAAATGGTGGAGTTTCAATTGCCTGGCATTGAGGAGAGGGAGCGGCTTATAAGACTCTACTTCGATAAGTTTGTTCTTCAACCCGCTACCGAGGGCAAAAGGAGGCTGAAGGTTGCTCAGTTTGATTATGGAGCACTGTGCATAAAAATGGCGGAGATAACGGAGGGTATGTCTGGAAGGGAACTCTCCAAGCTTGGAGTCGCTTGGCAAGCTGCTGCTTATGCTTCAGAGGATGGAGTGCTGACGCAGCAGATGGTTATTGATAAATGCCTCGAGGCTGTCAAACAACACAAGCAGAAGGTCCAATGGCAGAGTGAGCAAGAGAGACAGGAGTCAAAATCTATCTACGCTGAATCAAGCAATACGACAGAGTCAAAAGCAGATAAACCAGAGCTGCTTTCTGTTGAGGCTGCCTGCAAATCCGAAAGACTAGCCACCGCCTAA